GCGGCCAGATGCGCGGCGACCCGGGCGTCGCTGCGGTCGGCGATCGCGGCCGCGGGCACGCCGGCGCCGAGGAGGGCGACGAGCTCGGCCCCGGCCGACGTACCGACCAGGACGTCGGCGGTGCGGGTGTCCCACCCCTGCCGGTCGAGCTCGGCGAGCACGGCGGCGGTCCAGGCGAAGCCCAGGGTGCCGCCGCAGCCGATGACGAGTGCGCGCCCCATGTGGCCCTCCTGCGGGTGGTGTCGAGCAAAGCGGAATGGCGTGTCAGTTACGGAACGTATCGTCAGTTCCGTCGATCTGCAATAGGCTCCGGTGTCATGACGGCGGCAACGGAGCGGCTCTCGCGGCTGGCGCGGCGCAAGGCCGAGACCCGGCGCGAGATCATCGACGCCGCGTTCACCTGCTTCGCCGAGCAGGGTTACCACGCCACGGGGATCGCCGACATCGCCGCGCGACTCGGGATCGGGCACGGCACCTTCTACCGCTACTTCGAGAACAAGCGCGACATCGTCGAGCACGTCATCGACGACCTGATCGGCCGCATCGTCGACGCGCTCGGCGCCGAGAACGCGCCGGAGGCCGTCACCACGCTGGAGGGTTACCGCGCCCAGACCGAGCGGATCGGCGCCGCCCTCGCCCGGATCTTCAGTGACGACCCGCGCGTGGCCCAGCTGCTGCTGTCCGCCGCCGGCATCGACGACGCCATGCGCGAGCGGATGCTCGACCTGTTCGCGATGACCACGCTGCTCACGGCGGCGTACCTCGAGCACGGGGTGCGACTCGGCTATCTGCGGGCCGACCTCGACGTCGAGCCCACGGCGCAGGCGATCAACGGGATGATCCTCGGCTCCGTCCTGGCGGGCCTGCGCGATCCCGCTCCCGAGCGGCAGGCGCGGTTGAGTGCGGCGATCCGCGCCGTGATGTACGACGGCATCGCCGCGCGCTGATCCACCGGGACCGGGTCTCCTCGGTCCGCACGACCGCCGACCGGCGCGGACCGGCGGGTCGACAGTGCAAGGTCTTGTATGTAGCCTTGATCGGTAGTGTTTATAACCATTACCGATTCGAGGGTCTGACATGTGGTTGATCGCGGCATTCGCGCTCGCGGGCGGGCTCGCCCAGCTCGTCGACGGCACGCTCGGCATGGGCTTCGGCGTGACCTCGGCGACGGTGCTGCTGGCGCTCGGCGTCGCCCCGGCCACGGCGAGCGCCGCGACCCATGCGGCGAAGCTCCCGACGACCTTCGTCTCCGGCATCGCGCACTGGCGGGCCGGCAACGTCGACCCCAAGGTGCTGGTGCGCGTCGCCCTGCCCGGTGCGGTCGGCGGCTTCCTCGGCGCCGTCATCCTCACCTCGATCAGCCTGGAGGCGGCGAAGTCGTCGATGGCCGGGCTGCTGATCTTCTTCGGGCTGGTGATCCTGGTCCGCTTCGGCTTCGGGCTGCGGATCATCCCGGTCCCGAAGTCCGGTCACACCGCGCGCTGGCTCTCGCCCATCGGCCTGCTCGGCGGCTTCGTCGACGCGACCGGGGGCGGTGGCTGGGGCCCGGTGGTGACCCCCAGCCTGATGACGGTGACCAGTCACGAGCCGCGCCGCGTCGTCGGCACCACCAACGCGGCGGAGTTCGTCGTCGCCCTCTCCGTCTCCACCGGCTTCATCACCGGCGCCGCGCACCAGGACATCCCCTGGCTCCCGGTCCTCGGCCTGGTCCTCGGCGGCGTCCTCGTCGCGCCCATCGCCGCCCGCCTCGCCGGCCGGCTCCCGCACGCACCGATGGGCGCGATGGTCGGCGGCCTGGTCATCCTGGTCAACGCCGTCACCGTCGTCGGCGCGGTGACCGACCTGCCCATCGTCCTGGACGTCGTGCTGATCGTCGGGTGGCTGGCGCTCGTCGGCCGGATCGCATGGCGGGCGTGGGGCCGCGAGCGGGTGGCGGTCGCCGAGCAGGACGCGACCCCGGTCCCCGCCTGAGAGGCGGTCAGGCGAGCAGCCGCTCGCACTCCTCGATCAGCCGCGCCCCTCGCTTTCCACGGGTGCGGCGCGGAGGCTCTGGTTTTGTCGGCCCGTTCGTCTACGGTGCTCTCAAGACCTAGGGGAACGAGGAAGACGCGTGCGGATCGCGGGGCTTTTCGCCGGCATTGGAGGCATTGAGCAAGGCTTCCATCGGGCGCTGGGGGATGCCGTACAGACTGAACTCCTCTGCGAGTGGTGGCAACCGGCCCAGGAAGTGCTCAAGGCTCGGTTCCCCGAGAGCGAGCTCCACCCTGACGTGCGGGAGTTGCGCGACCTGCCCACCGGCCTCGATCTGCTCTCGGCTGGGTTTCCGTGCACGGATCTGTCGCAGGCTGGCCGGACGGCGGGCATCACGGGCGATGCTTCGGGGCTGGTGGCCCACGTCTTCGAGGCCCTGCGACTGGCCGCTGCGAGTGAGGGCCGGTTGCCGTGGCTGATGATCGAGAACGTGCCGAACATGCTGACGCTCGACAAGGGCAAGGCGATGGCCTATCTCGTCAAGGAGATCGAGGCGCTTGGCTATCGCTGGGCCTACCGCGTCGTTGACTCTCGGTTCACGGGCGTACCTCAGCGTCGACGCCGAGTGATCCTGCTGGCGTCGACCACGGACGACCCTCGTCCAGTTCTCTTCGCCGACGACGCGGGGGAGAGGCCCGAGGTCGACCTTGAGGCTGATGCATTCGGGTTCTACTGGACCGAGGGCCGCGGGGGTCTGGGATGGGCGCAGGACGCCGTCCCGACCCTAAAGGGCGGCTCGACGATCGGTATCCCTTCGCCGCCCGCCATCTGGGTGCCCGGAGCTCGTGACGACCGGCTCTTCGTCACGCCGCGGATCGAGGACGCGGAGGCCATGCAGGGCTTCGACCGCGGATGGACCGACGTGGAGATCACCGGTCGCAAACATGGGCATCGCTGGAAGCTCGTGGGCAACGCCGTGACGACCCGCGTGGCTGAGTGGGTCGCTGGCCGCATCGCCTCGCCGGGTGCGGTGGTAGACCTGACCGGACCCGAGATCACCCATCGCTGGCCGACGGCGGCGTGGGGGGAGCGCGGGAAGGCCCATAAGGTAGAGATCTCGGAGTTCCCACTGCTCGCGCCGTACGAACACCTGTCGGCGGTGGTTGACCTGAATGAGGCCACGCCACTGAGCGGACGCGCCATTAACGGCTTCCGCAATCGTCTCTCGCAAGGCAACCTCGGCCGCTACGACGGCTTTCGCGACGACGTCGACCGCTATGCAGAGTTGATGTTCGGTGCGGTTCTCCCGCTCGCTGACCGCAAGGTGAGCTAGCGTCTGCCGTGTGCATGGACCGGAGATCTTGGCCAGATACCTGACCACTCTCGGTCCTCCCGACAAGAACGGTGTCCGCTGGCAGTACCACTCCCGATCCGATCGGCACTCGAAGGTAGGATCCTGGGGAGTCGCGTTCGATCTCCTCCGTACGTCATCGCTGATGCAGTCCCACGTTACCTCCGGCAAAGTCATCTTGGGCGTCAACCACGAGATGCGTGACTACGCCACTGGCCGCAAGAAAGATCTCGACCTCGTGATCGCCCGCCCGAACGGCGGAGTGCCGGCAGGCGGTCCATCACTGAAGTCGCTGGCAACTCAGTACCGGATCAACCTGACCCCTCAAGAGCAGACACTGCTTGCCGGCCTGCCAGACATTCCGGTCGCCCCAGTTGGCGCGACGCTGGTCGCCCTTGAGGCAAAAGCCACCATGACCGCGCATGTGAAGTCGCTGCCTCGCCTGTACGACGAGCTGAACTCGTCGCACCTCTGTGTGCACGGCTCATCTGTGCAGGCGCTCGCCATCGCGTACGTCCAGGTGAATCACTCCGCGACCTTCGTGTCTCCGATTATCAACTCGAAGGACATGGCTCGTGGACTCCCGCCGGAGATCACGAAACACAAGCAGCCCGCTGACACGCAGCGAGTGCTCGACAAGGTCGCCGAGATCCCGAGGCGCAGCAACAGCAAGGGCACCGGCTTCGATGCCATCGGTGTCACTGTGCTCGATCTCGTCAACGATGGCTCGCCCGTGAGGCTTGTGAACAGTCCGCCGGCGCCGCAGCAGGGTGACAACTTCCACTACGGGTCGATGATCGTGCGGATGGCGAACGAGTACGACGCAACCTTCGCTCACATCTGAGGCGTACCGTGGCCGCATGGTCGCTGAGTCATGGGCCACGAGCCCCGGGACCCGAGCGTCGATGCGGGGGAACCGCCGAAGCGGCACCAAGCCGGAGATTGCCATGCGCTCGGCGCTGCACGCCGCCGGCTATCGTTTCCGCAAGGACTATCCGCTTGATCTGGGCAGCGTGAGACCACGGCCTGACATCGTGTTCACGAAGCCCAAGGTCGCGGTGTTCGTGGACGGCTGCTACTGGCACTCCTGCCCCGAGCACGGCACTCAGCCGAAATCGAACGCCGACTACTGGAGGCCGAAGTTGGCGCGGAATGTCGAGCGCGACCGTGAGCACGATGCGGCGCTTCGCGAAGCGGGATGGACAGTGGTCCGCATCTGGGAGCACGTGCCGGTGGTCGAGGCCGTGGACGTTGTTTCCCGGGCGGTCTCCCGCGAATGAGCGGCCGGTGTGTCCGATCCCGGTTGCGATGACGATGCGACGTCACATTCTGAGGATTTCCCAGCCTCGCAGCACCGCCTTGCAGGCTCGAAGGTGATTGTGAGGACGAGCCCGCCGCCGCTGCCAGCCGTCAAGTTCCGATGTCATCGACCTCCTCGCGGGCTGGCGTTTGTGGCAATCGCAAGATCCTCTTGACTCACCTATTCGCGCCCTAGGCGAATTCAGTCTGACTTGGAAGCGGTAAGAAGTCGCCGGCACTCCTCGACCAGCCGCGCCCGGAGCGGAGCGCCCCGCTCGGCGAACCCGCGCTGCGCCTCGACGTACGCGGCCTTGCCGTCGGCGGTCTCGATCGGCACAGGCTCGAAGCCGAGGTCCCGCAGGTCGTACGGCGCTGCCCGCATGTCCATGACCCGGATGTCCCAGGCGAGCTCGAAGCAGTCGGCGACCAGATCGGAATCGACCATCGGCGCGAGCCGGAAGGCGTGCTTGTAGAGGTCCATCCCGGCGTGCAGGCAGCCGGGCTGCTCGAAGGCGGGCCGGTCGTCGCGTCCGGGGGAGAGCGTGTTGAGGGGGCGTGCGGGCGGGGTGAAGAAGCGGTAGGCGTCGAAGTGGGAGCAGGCGATCCGGTGGCCCTCGACGACCTCGTCGGTGCCGGCCGGTCCCAGGCGCAGCG
This region of Nocardioides sp. L-11A genomic DNA includes:
- a CDS encoding helix-turn-helix domain-containing protein produces the protein MTAATERLSRLARRKAETRREIIDAAFTCFAEQGYHATGIADIAARLGIGHGTFYRYFENKRDIVEHVIDDLIGRIVDALGAENAPEAVTTLEGYRAQTERIGAALARIFSDDPRVAQLLLSAAGIDDAMRERMLDLFAMTTLLTAAYLEHGVRLGYLRADLDVEPTAQAINGMILGSVLAGLRDPAPERQARLSAAIRAVMYDGIAAR
- a CDS encoding 3-methyladenine DNA glycosylase, with product MTVLVLDGEEWRRRVADHATRIDRYVAPHLARREAHVKHPVFDFLFTYYSYRPAQLRRWHPGFSVGLDDAEEYADLKGYGVVGAGVSPGSLSPTRLGVTPEYVRSQQPLVAALHRLLTATAARAPHFGCFGLHEWAMVYRLADDETRHADWPLRLGPAGTDEVVEGHRIACSHFDAYRFFTPPARPLNTLSPGRDDRPAFEQPGCLHAGMDLYKHAFRLAPMVDSDLVADCFELAWDIRVMDMRAAPYDLRDLGFEPVPIETADGKAAYVEAQRGFAERGAPLRARLVEECRRLLTASKSD
- the dcm gene encoding DNA (cytosine-5-)-methyltransferase, with product MRIAGLFAGIGGIEQGFHRALGDAVQTELLCEWWQPAQEVLKARFPESELHPDVRELRDLPTGLDLLSAGFPCTDLSQAGRTAGITGDASGLVAHVFEALRLAAASEGRLPWLMIENVPNMLTLDKGKAMAYLVKEIEALGYRWAYRVVDSRFTGVPQRRRRVILLASTTDDPRPVLFADDAGERPEVDLEADAFGFYWTEGRGGLGWAQDAVPTLKGGSTIGIPSPPAIWVPGARDDRLFVTPRIEDAEAMQGFDRGWTDVEITGRKHGHRWKLVGNAVTTRVAEWVAGRIASPGAVVDLTGPEITHRWPTAAWGERGKAHKVEISEFPLLAPYEHLSAVVDLNEATPLSGRAINGFRNRLSQGNLGRYDGFRDDVDRYAELMFGAVLPLADRKVS
- a CDS encoding sulfite exporter TauE/SafE family protein; this encodes MWLIAAFALAGGLAQLVDGTLGMGFGVTSATVLLALGVAPATASAATHAAKLPTTFVSGIAHWRAGNVDPKVLVRVALPGAVGGFLGAVILTSISLEAAKSSMAGLLIFFGLVILVRFGFGLRIIPVPKSGHTARWLSPIGLLGGFVDATGGGGWGPVVTPSLMTVTSHEPRRVVGTTNAAEFVVALSVSTGFITGAAHQDIPWLPVLGLVLGGVLVAPIAARLAGRLPHAPMGAMVGGLVILVNAVTVVGAVTDLPIVLDVVLIVGWLALVGRIAWRAWGRERVAVAEQDATPVPA
- a CDS encoding very short patch repair endonuclease, which codes for MRGNRRSGTKPEIAMRSALHAAGYRFRKDYPLDLGSVRPRPDIVFTKPKVAVFVDGCYWHSCPEHGTQPKSNADYWRPKLARNVERDREHDAALREAGWTVVRIWEHVPVVEAVDVVSRAVSRE